In one window of Helianthus annuus cultivar XRQ/B chromosome 17, HanXRQr2.0-SUNRISE, whole genome shotgun sequence DNA:
- the LOC110921430 gene encoding NAC domain-containing protein 22 — MNILMSGFYMEVNHSELELPGFRFHPTEEELLEFYLKKMVLGNYTFFEVIGFLNIYLYDPWILPEMSKIGEREWYFFVPRNKKNGTGGRPTRTTKNGFWKATGSDRKIFSLSDRKKHLGLKKTLVFYKGRAPGGSKTDWVMSEYRLPDSCSLSKDIVLCKIYRKATSMKVLEQRAAMEEAQPQSSPSSISGQRLDFLASPAMSFSLVASNADENEDSKEASLKSPMIGTKKLSELRLPKSNMDWSQDSQLRSPWLHDLLFTPPPYANVLNFLD, encoded by the exons ATGAATATACTTATGTCTGGTTTCTACATGGAGGTGAATCATTCGGAGCTCGAATTACCCGGCTTCCGGTTCCACCCGACCGAGGAAGAGCTGCTTGAATTTTACCTAAAAAAGATGGTTTTAGGAAATTATACGTTCTTTGAAGTCATTGGGTTTTTGAACATTTACCTCTACGATCCTTGGATCCTACCAG AAATGTCTAAGATTGGGGAGAGAGAGTGGTACTTTTTCGTGCCAAGGAATAAGAAGAATGGTACCGGAGGGAGACCAACCCGAACCACCAAAAACGGATTCTGGAAGGCAACTGGATCGGATCGTAAAATATTTTCTCTATCTGACAGGAAGAAGCATCTTGGGTTGAAGAAGACTTTAGTGTTCTACAAGGGCCGGGCACCCGGTGGAAGCAAGACGGATTGGGTCATGAGCGAGTACCGATTGCCTGATTCTTGCTCGTTGTCAAAG GATATAGTGCTGTGTAAAATATACAGAAAGGCTACTTCCATGAAGGTGTTGGAGCAGAGGGCAGCAATGGAGGAAGCACAGCCTCAGTCGTCTCCTAGTTCGATTAGTGGTCAACGTCTTGACTTTTTAGCATCTCCGGCAATGAGCTTCAGCCTTGTAGCATCAAATGCCGATGAGAACGAAGACAGTAAGGAAGCAAGTCTGAAATCACCGATGATTGGGACGAAGAAGTTATCGGAGCTCCGATTACCCAAAAGTAACATGGATTGGAGTCAAGATTCACAGTTACGTAGTCCATGGCTACATGATCTTCTTTTCACTCCTCCCCCCTATGCCAATGTACTTAATTTCCTAGATTAA